A single genomic interval of Legionella israelensis harbors:
- a CDS encoding tyrosine-type recombinase/integrase, translated as MKITKSAVDKLPIPVSKTPGRTAQKRYYDDAMKGFGVRVTSGGTKAFFVEKLIKNKLSRITLGRYPELTVEMARKEAQKLLGQIATGLDPVAEKRAEKIREMTLNDVFNDYIQVRKSLKHNTLYNYKKLLGTAFSNWGNKPFLAITKDKVARHHKKLGNERGEAYANIAMRLLRALFNFADGQYEDSQGRSLISENPVKRLSQTRAWYRVERRQTYIKSHELAPWYLGVQQLQNEVLRDYLMLIILTGLRRQEAATLRWDQVDLKAKTLTILDTKNRAPHTLPLSNYLYELLLARSKNKINEYVFPGKGAAGHIIEPRKQMAQVTKVSGIHFTIHDLRRTFITIAESLDVSAYALKRLMNHKMNGDITAGYIVTDVERLRKPMQQITDYFLKCMGVKPSATLLEIQPKQGVVYEKN; from the coding sequence ATGAAGATTACAAAATCAGCAGTGGACAAATTACCAATACCCGTTTCAAAGACTCCGGGAAGAACGGCACAAAAACGGTATTATGATGATGCCATGAAAGGCTTTGGTGTCAGAGTGACTTCGGGAGGTACAAAAGCCTTTTTTGTTGAAAAGCTGATAAAGAATAAACTTTCCCGCATTACCTTAGGTCGTTACCCTGAACTCACCGTTGAAATGGCAAGGAAAGAAGCGCAAAAGTTATTGGGGCAGATTGCTACAGGACTTGACCCGGTTGCCGAAAAGCGTGCTGAAAAAATACGTGAAATGACCTTAAACGATGTCTTTAATGACTATATCCAAGTCCGTAAATCGTTAAAGCACAACACGTTATACAATTACAAAAAATTGTTAGGCACTGCTTTCTCGAACTGGGGTAATAAACCATTTCTGGCCATCACCAAAGATAAGGTTGCGAGGCATCATAAAAAATTAGGCAATGAACGAGGAGAAGCTTATGCCAATATAGCCATGCGACTTTTGCGTGCTCTTTTTAATTTTGCAGACGGCCAATATGAAGATTCACAAGGGCGATCATTGATTAGTGAAAACCCTGTGAAGCGCCTATCACAAACCCGTGCCTGGTATCGGGTTGAGCGTCGCCAAACTTATATTAAATCCCATGAATTAGCACCTTGGTATCTTGGCGTACAACAATTACAAAATGAGGTGTTACGAGATTACCTAATGTTAATCATACTAACGGGCTTGCGTCGTCAGGAAGCTGCGACTTTACGCTGGGATCAAGTGGATTTAAAAGCTAAAACACTCACCATACTGGATACCAAAAATCGTGCCCCCCATACACTGCCACTATCGAACTACCTGTATGAATTGCTTTTAGCACGCAGCAAAAACAAAATTAATGAGTATGTGTTCCCCGGGAAAGGAGCTGCTGGTCATATTATCGAGCCTCGTAAGCAAATGGCACAGGTGACCAAGGTTTCAGGTATTCACTTCACCATTCATGATTTAAGGCGCACCTTCATTACCATTGCCGAAAGTTTAGATGTTTCAGCCTATGCATTGAAACGCTTAATGAACCATAAAATGAATGGGGATATCACCGCGGGCTATATTGTGACCGATGTGGAACGTCTAAGAAAACCAATGCAGCAGATTACTGATTATTTCTTAAAGTGTATGGGGGTTAAACCCTCGGCAACCCTGTTAGAAATCCAACCCAAACAGGGCGTAGTATATGAAAAAAATTAA
- a CDS encoding type II toxin-antitoxin system HipA family toxin, whose translation MVMRKLYILMNHELVGELTQDNAGGLSFSYVADWLSKPYSRPVSLSLPLITQKFSGEVVYNFFDNLLPDNPQIRARIQARFQASSSRPFDLLALIGSDCVGAIQIVEEIPERQEKKIECKIVSEAEIAHTLRSYQISPLGMDKEDDEFRISIAGAQEKTAFLYYQNKWHKPFGPTPTTHIFKLPIGYLSHQGIDLSESCENEHLCLLLASKFGLDVAKSKILQFEDVKVLVVERFDRKWSRDNRYILRLPQEDLCQSLGYSPNLKYQSDGGPGIKEIMQLLNGSQQPQKDRDEFFRAQVVYWCLGAIDAHAKNFSISIQAQGGYQLTPLYDIISAYPLVEQKQLQFKKLKMAMALYGKNSHYKIDGIQKRHFIETAKYVQYSKIKAAQIFEQVIDRIESAIDEVSTELPNHFPERIADPIFKGMRAFKARMTSTS comes from the coding sequence ATGGTAATGCGTAAATTATACATATTGATGAACCATGAGCTCGTTGGGGAGCTTACCCAGGATAATGCAGGAGGTTTGAGTTTTTCCTACGTTGCTGACTGGCTTTCCAAGCCGTATTCACGGCCGGTTTCTTTATCGCTACCATTAATAACGCAAAAGTTCTCAGGTGAAGTTGTTTATAACTTTTTTGATAACTTACTCCCTGATAATCCGCAGATAAGAGCCAGAATTCAAGCTCGTTTTCAGGCAAGTTCATCACGACCGTTTGATTTATTAGCTTTAATTGGTAGTGATTGTGTTGGTGCAATACAAATCGTTGAAGAAATTCCCGAGAGACAAGAAAAAAAAATTGAGTGTAAAATTGTTAGTGAGGCCGAGATAGCTCATACTTTACGTTCCTATCAGATCTCGCCACTGGGAATGGATAAAGAAGATGATGAATTTAGAATATCGATAGCAGGCGCTCAGGAAAAAACCGCTTTTCTATATTATCAAAACAAATGGCATAAACCATTTGGACCTACACCAACAACTCATATATTCAAACTACCTATTGGGTATTTATCTCATCAAGGGATTGATTTAAGTGAGAGTTGTGAAAATGAACATCTCTGTTTACTACTGGCGAGCAAATTTGGTTTAGATGTTGCGAAATCTAAAATCTTACAATTCGAAGATGTAAAAGTATTGGTTGTCGAAAGATTTGATAGAAAATGGAGTCGAGATAATCGGTATATTCTCAGATTGCCGCAGGAAGATCTTTGCCAATCATTGGGATACTCACCAAATTTAAAATATCAGTCTGATGGTGGGCCGGGTATTAAAGAAATTATGCAGCTACTTAATGGCTCACAGCAGCCTCAAAAAGACAGAGATGAATTTTTCAGGGCACAGGTTGTTTACTGGTGCCTTGGTGCTATTGATGCGCATGCCAAAAATTTCAGTATAAGCATACAAGCGCAAGGCGGTTACCAGCTAACCCCATTATACGACATCATTTCAGCCTACCCTTTAGTCGAACAAAAACAGTTACAGTTTAAGAAATTGAAAATGGCAATGGCGTTATATGGTAAAAATAGTCATTATAAGATTGACGGTATTCAAAAAAGACACTTTATTGAAACGGCAAAATACGTTCAATATTCTAAAATTAAAGCAGCTCAGATTTTTGAACAAGTGATTGACCGTATCGAATCTGCTATTGATGAGGTCTCAACAGAGTTACCAAACCACTTCCCAGAAAGGATTGCAGATCCAATCTTCAAAGGGATGAGAGCTTTTAAGGCGCGAATGACGTCCACTTCATGA
- a CDS encoding helix-turn-helix domain-containing protein has translation MIISSAKDLALYLNDKRKQLKMSQSEVADLVGLKQDTISKFENSPDNSRIDTLFRILSALNLNMSLVEKEQAAHEEIEW, from the coding sequence ATGATCATCAGCTCAGCAAAAGATTTAGCATTGTATTTGAATGACAAGCGTAAGCAACTCAAAATGAGTCAATCTGAAGTTGCCGATTTAGTCGGTTTAAAACAGGATACCATATCAAAGTTTGAAAATAGCCCTGATAATAGCCGAATTGATACTTTATTTAGAATATTGTCTGCCCTTAATTTAAATATGAGTCTTGTTGAAAAAGAGCAAGCTGCTCATGAAGAGATAGAATGGTAA
- a CDS encoding helix-turn-helix domain-containing protein — protein MTNKKSRLHLLNEFESAPDSALFNQLTLAAVLNCSTQLLERNRWAGMGVPYLKIGRKVLYRKSDVLDFLQQQKIYRSTSDEGQCLSMVSE, from the coding sequence ATGACTAATAAAAAATCACGTTTGCATCTCTTAAATGAATTTGAATCTGCACCGGATTCGGCTTTGTTTAATCAACTCACCCTGGCCGCTGTTTTAAATTGCTCTACCCAATTGCTTGAGCGCAATCGCTGGGCAGGCATGGGGGTTCCTTATCTTAAAATCGGTCGTAAGGTTTTATATCGCAAAAGCGATGTGCTTGATTTTCTCCAACAGCAAAAAATCTATCGTTCCACCAGTGATGAAGGGCAATGCCTATCAATGGTGAGTGAATAA
- a CDS encoding integrase has protein sequence MRTQSLRQFANRQIKMDRQGKFQYRKHRAYVIHKMIDDLFVIRQVPPSWQALKPEHIYKLVQYWKKRHINPVTIMRYMTIIRRFLQMSDCQIDKIDNQSLDLTRPKPKKRRNKGISPDMWQSMDNPYARIIMAFQVEFGLTFQEAIRIKSYLHVKQHGLWITRDIAFNSSDRCIPFRTEKQKAALQYFDWLTKHHDNLIKLKPYEELRLIWRTALAQYRLSSTKSWRYLYAKQMYACLLPEYGNYKTCLMIRDEMGIKSRNTLWQYLKA, from the coding sequence ATGCGTACACAATCCTTAAGACAATTTGCAAACCGACAAATCAAAATGGACAGACAAGGAAAGTTTCAGTACCGGAAACACCGTGCCTATGTCATTCATAAAATGATTGATGACTTGTTTGTCATCCGCCAGGTGCCTCCCTCATGGCAAGCACTTAAACCTGAGCATATTTATAAATTAGTGCAGTACTGGAAAAAACGGCATATTAATCCCGTCACCATCATGCGCTATATGACTATTATCAGACGTTTTTTGCAGATGAGTGATTGTCAAATTGATAAGATTGATAATCAATCCCTTGATCTAACACGGCCAAAGCCTAAAAAGAGGCGAAATAAGGGCATTTCACCTGATATGTGGCAATCAATGGATAATCCCTATGCCCGAATCATTATGGCCTTCCAAGTTGAATTCGGCCTCACCTTCCAAGAAGCCATTCGGATTAAATCTTATCTTCATGTCAAGCAACATGGGCTCTGGATTACCCGTGATATTGCTTTTAATTCAAGTGATCGCTGCATTCCCTTTAGAACAGAAAAGCAAAAGGCTGCGTTACAATATTTTGATTGGTTAACCAAACATCATGACAACCTCATCAAACTTAAGCCTTATGAGGAACTCAGATTAATATGGCGAACGGCTTTGGCTCAATATCGTTTATCGAGCACGAAAAGTTGGCGTTATTTATATGCCAAACAAATGTATGCCTGCCTGTTACCGGAATATGGCAATTATAAAACCTGCCTGATGATTCGAGATGAGATGGGGATTAAATCAAGGAATACGCTTTGGCAATATTTGAAAGCTTGA
- a CDS encoding single-stranded DNA-binding protein codes for MTASLNRIQLIGNLGADPKSITGKDGQSFVTATLATNESFKQNDEWQTRVEWHQLVFFGKYTKVTEFLHKGSQVFIEGKLRSNSWTDKDGNNRSAISIVVSNVQLLGQSKPSDAQPANNIAESHMAQMREMLQETTDDIPF; via the coding sequence ATGACTGCATCATTGAACCGCATCCAACTAATTGGCAATTTGGGTGCTGATCCAAAAAGTATCACCGGCAAAGACGGTCAATCGTTTGTTACCGCCACACTGGCCACCAATGAGTCGTTTAAACAAAACGATGAATGGCAAACCCGGGTGGAATGGCATCAGTTGGTTTTCTTTGGCAAATACACCAAAGTCACTGAATTTTTACATAAAGGCAGCCAAGTCTTCATTGAAGGCAAACTGCGTTCAAACTCATGGACTGATAAAGACGGCAATAACCGTTCTGCAATCAGTATTGTGGTGAGTAATGTTCAGTTACTTGGCCAAAGTAAACCCAGTGATGCCCAGCCTGCCAACAACATCGCTGAAAGCCATATGGCTCAAATGCGTGAGATGTTGCAGGAAACGACAGACGATATACCGTTTTAA
- a CDS encoding antirestriction protein ArdA → MDTPQIYVACLASYNNGTLHGEWISATQSESDIMAEIYDMLANSPKEDAEEFAIHDFEGFGNADISEYTSIKTIADYGNFINEHGHVGAALLSEYEASEAESMMDDCYQGSFDSEVDFAWQLFDECYAHQIPEHLRYYFDCEAFARDLFINDYCSVDVNGETHVFSRY, encoded by the coding sequence ATGGATACCCCTCAAATCTATGTTGCATGCCTTGCATCTTATAATAACGGCACCTTGCATGGTGAGTGGATTAGCGCCACACAATCAGAAAGCGATATTATGGCTGAAATCTACGACATGCTTGCGAACAGCCCAAAAGAAGATGCAGAAGAATTTGCGATCCATGATTTTGAAGGTTTTGGTAATGCTGATATCAGTGAATATACCTCGATTAAAACCATTGCTGATTACGGAAATTTTATTAATGAACATGGTCACGTTGGTGCAGCACTGCTATCTGAGTACGAGGCATCAGAAGCTGAGTCAATGATGGATGACTGTTATCAAGGTAGCTTTGATTCAGAGGTTGATTTTGCCTGGCAATTATTTGATGAATGTTATGCGCATCAGATACCGGAACATTTGAGATATTACTTTGATTGTGAGGCTTTTGCCCGTGATCTGTTTATCAATGACTATTGTTCGGTAGATGTTAATGGCGAGACGCATGTGTTTTCAAGGTATTAA
- a CDS encoding tyrosine-type recombinase/integrase — translation MGIFTDTYIKGLKPKANRYEEYEGGGFGIRITPKGVKSWIYRYKIADKTDKITLGHYPTMSLANARNKFLELSGLRRDQKNPKELIKQQKVEKERQKRNTVKKLVEKWYVDYVEKEIKRPLVIKKQIDRDIVPLLGDCELDGIQTIDISTALKTIVDRDAPVHANRVLSSLKQLFNYAISQGHMSHNPAAVIRPKNIGGTEHPRERYLSIEEIRILWLFLDSPQNQMSLQTKSAIKLILLTGARTAELRLAQWGEFNFEQSLWTIPASHSKTSIVTKIHLSPQTKAILYELKAHSTSPFVLSGADKQTPLTENALPRAIKRIQERVGIPDWTAHDLRRTFATQLGEALHVDPVVIEKCLGHKMPKIMATYNKNEMLPQRREALNAWAEHIENLLQDNVVPLQVKRA, via the coding sequence ATGGGCATTTTCACCGATACCTACATTAAAGGGCTTAAGCCGAAAGCAAACCGTTATGAAGAATATGAAGGCGGTGGCTTTGGTATTCGCATCACCCCCAAAGGGGTGAAAAGTTGGATTTACCGTTACAAGATAGCTGACAAAACTGACAAAATTACCTTGGGGCATTATCCGACCATGAGCTTGGCTAATGCTAGAAATAAGTTTCTTGAGCTTAGCGGCCTGCGTAGAGATCAAAAAAATCCTAAGGAATTAATTAAGCAACAAAAAGTTGAAAAAGAGAGGCAGAAAAGGAATACGGTTAAAAAGCTTGTCGAGAAGTGGTATGTGGACTATGTCGAAAAGGAGATCAAACGTCCTTTAGTAATAAAAAAGCAAATTGATCGTGATATTGTGCCGTTGCTAGGCGACTGCGAGCTTGATGGCATTCAAACCATAGATATCTCTACAGCGTTAAAAACAATTGTGGATCGCGATGCCCCTGTCCATGCTAATAGGGTACTCAGCTCACTGAAACAGCTTTTTAATTATGCTATTAGCCAAGGGCATATGAGCCATAATCCTGCTGCTGTTATTCGCCCTAAAAATATTGGTGGAACAGAACACCCCCGCGAGAGATACCTCTCTATTGAAGAAATTAGAATCCTATGGCTTTTTTTGGATAGCCCGCAAAACCAGATGTCACTTCAAACCAAGAGTGCTATTAAGCTTATTTTGCTCACCGGAGCTAGAACCGCAGAATTAAGGCTGGCACAATGGGGTGAGTTTAATTTTGAACAATCTTTGTGGACAATACCAGCTAGTCACTCTAAAACCAGTATTGTGACTAAAATTCATTTAAGTCCACAAACGAAAGCTATTCTTTACGAGCTTAAGGCTCATAGCACCTCGCCCTTTGTGCTGTCTGGTGCTGATAAACAAACACCGCTTACCGAAAACGCACTCCCAAGAGCAATTAAAAGAATTCAAGAACGAGTTGGCATTCCTGATTGGACAGCGCACGATCTTCGTAGAACATTTGCCACGCAGCTTGGTGAAGCCCTCCATGTTGATCCGGTTGTGATTGAAAAGTGTTTAGGCCACAAAATGCCAAAAATTATGGCGACCTACAATAAAAACGAAATGCTGCCTCAACGGAGAGAAGCATTGAACGCATGGGCGGAACATATTGAAAATTTGCTTCAGGACAATGTTGTTCCGCTCCAAGTAAAAAGAGCATAA
- a CDS encoding BRO family protein, with protein sequence MDSNPTILEQFKIRRLYDEKTETWFFSVVDVIQELIQQPDYQAARNYWKVLKNRLKKEGSETVTNCNRLKMVAEDGKLRLTDTATAETLLRLIQSVPSPKAEPIKLWLAKVGYERMQEMADPSRSLDRARETWQKHGYSEKWIQQRMMGQETRNKLTDYWKDHGIDEPKEFAILTNIIHQEWSDISVKDHKKAKGLKSQNLRDHMSEAELIFTALAELSTRQIAETTDATGMKENKKASKQGGGIAKKARIELEEKTGQKVVTSDNFLKPKKALSKDDKGDK encoded by the coding sequence ATGGATAGTAATCCAACCATTTTAGAGCAATTCAAAATTCGTCGGCTATATGATGAGAAAACGGAAACATGGTTTTTTTCTGTTGTTGATGTGATTCAGGAGTTAATTCAACAGCCTGATTATCAAGCTGCTAGAAACTACTGGAAGGTATTAAAAAACCGTTTGAAAAAAGAAGGCAGTGAAACGGTTACAAATTGTAACCGGTTGAAAATGGTGGCTGAGGACGGGAAGTTACGCCTTACAGATACTGCCACAGCAGAAACACTATTGCGTCTTATTCAGTCAGTCCCTAGTCCCAAAGCTGAGCCTATCAAATTATGGCTCGCAAAAGTGGGTTATGAGCGAATGCAAGAAATGGCTGACCCATCCCGATCACTTGATAGAGCCAGAGAGACCTGGCAAAAGCATGGCTACAGTGAAAAATGGATACAGCAACGTATGATGGGGCAGGAGACCCGCAATAAACTTACTGATTATTGGAAAGATCATGGCATTGATGAGCCAAAAGAGTTTGCCATTTTAACCAATATCATCCATCAAGAATGGTCAGATATTAGCGTCAAAGATCACAAAAAAGCAAAAGGCCTCAAGTCTCAAAATTTGCGTGATCATATGAGTGAGGCTGAGCTTATTTTTACAGCTTTGGCAGAGCTATCTACCCGACAAATTGCTGAAACAACCGATGCTACTGGCATGAAAGAAAACAAGAAGGCCAGTAAACAAGGGGGTGGAATTGCCAAAAAAGCACGTATAGAGTTAGAAGAAAAGACAGGACAAAAGGTTGTTACCTCAGATAATTTTCTTAAGCCGAAAAAAGCGTTATCTAAGGATGATAAAGGTGACAAATAA
- a CDS encoding helix-turn-helix transcriptional regulator, whose product MDKRFDTNEAAAYLGVKPKTLWEWRNRTPIPLPCYRISKRRFMYLKSDLDNYLAQCRIDIPCHLGVSND is encoded by the coding sequence GTGGATAAGAGATTTGATACAAATGAAGCCGCAGCCTATCTAGGCGTAAAGCCTAAAACTCTATGGGAGTGGCGTAATCGCACTCCAATCCCCTTACCTTGCTACCGAATCAGTAAACGCAGATTCATGTACCTGAAATCCGATCTGGATAACTATCTTGCTCAATGTCGGATTGATATTCCCTGTCATTTGGGGGTTAGCAATGACTGA
- a CDS encoding helix-turn-helix transcriptional regulator has product MKDVKQLTRRSPLTLRRWWEKGKFPKPTKLHSSVLAWNVTTIQRWIDENVPEKNDD; this is encoded by the coding sequence ATGAAGGATGTAAAACAGCTAACAAGGCGCAGCCCTCTAACGCTAAGGCGGTGGTGGGAAAAGGGCAAATTCCCTAAACCAACTAAATTACATAGCTCGGTCTTAGCTTGGAACGTCACGACCATTCAACGATGGATTGATGAAAATGTACCGGAGAAAAATGATGACTAA
- a CDS encoding DUF3987 domain-containing protein — MKNFISILENTKVASTQVGIAITDQFQNIGGKEWLEQLKQLPHGHKDGSHFLRTTLNTANAKCMPRNDANTDSIANLIVIDCDKHIDAQGCEFEGAPDPLVVHNALKSMDIGHVLYGSHSHYAGRKGNRYRIILATDKPYNREQLAPTVEQAIISLNQNINGHLLAYAKENNVFAQGWYYPRKPMSYNAEPLYFEYLEGLLIQVVEPKNLPPTNHTGSKKAQWSGDKTSPIQAFNEQHQLAELLSQYGYKRKLITSNHEKWLSPDSSSGIAGITVKEGKFFSHHNDPLNDGYWHDAFDLMCVREGLSPKDAIIKVAQITTAADGRSVDEYNKRSVARQAANISPRPLPEARPPVFPFQADMLPEAIRDYIFDVADRQQSLPDFVAVAAIVGLSSLLGRKALICPKQLDDWAVTPNQWGAIIGRPSAMKSPSMKEALKPLRQFDIESARQFEEDVKNYEEECQLIELEKLAAKNKAKNALKKDDREAAREALKLSENLALPSRKRLVVNDATIEKLGRVFKVSATAKYLSQLKHLKTWRQFYHTA, encoded by the coding sequence ATGAAGAATTTTATCTCAATTTTGGAAAATACTAAAGTCGCGTCAACACAGGTAGGGATTGCCATAACCGATCAGTTTCAAAATATTGGCGGAAAGGAATGGTTGGAACAGCTTAAACAATTACCTCATGGGCATAAGGACGGTAGCCACTTTTTAAGAACAACACTGAATACAGCAAATGCTAAGTGTATGCCACGCAATGACGCTAACACAGACAGCATAGCTAATTTGATAGTGATTGATTGCGATAAACACATTGATGCTCAAGGTTGTGAATTCGAAGGGGCTCCAGATCCATTAGTCGTTCATAACGCTTTAAAAAGCATGGATATAGGGCATGTCCTTTATGGCTCACACTCTCATTATGCTGGCAGGAAGGGAAATCGATACAGAATTATCCTGGCAACGGATAAGCCATACAACAGAGAACAATTAGCACCTACCGTTGAACAAGCGATTATATCCCTCAATCAAAATATTAACGGCCACTTGTTAGCCTATGCCAAAGAAAATAATGTGTTTGCTCAAGGTTGGTATTATCCAAGAAAACCAATGAGCTATAATGCCGAACCGTTGTATTTTGAGTATCTGGAAGGCTTACTGATCCAAGTTGTAGAGCCGAAAAATTTACCACCCACCAATCATACTGGATCTAAAAAGGCTCAATGGTCAGGTGATAAAACTTCCCCGATACAGGCCTTTAATGAACAACATCAATTGGCTGAGCTTCTGAGCCAGTATGGTTACAAACGAAAGCTTATCACAAGCAATCACGAAAAATGGTTATCACCTGATTCATCCTCTGGAATTGCTGGTATCACTGTCAAAGAGGGCAAATTTTTTAGCCATCACAACGATCCATTAAATGATGGTTACTGGCATGATGCTTTTGATTTAATGTGTGTTAGAGAAGGGTTATCTCCAAAAGATGCGATTATTAAAGTCGCGCAAATAACCACAGCAGCAGATGGCAGGTCAGTGGATGAGTACAATAAAAGATCAGTGGCTCGGCAAGCAGCTAATATTTCACCTCGACCATTACCAGAAGCACGACCACCCGTTTTTCCATTCCAAGCTGATATGTTACCTGAAGCCATTAGAGATTATATTTTTGATGTAGCAGATCGTCAGCAAAGCTTACCTGATTTTGTTGCCGTGGCGGCAATTGTCGGCCTTTCCAGTCTATTAGGGCGAAAAGCATTGATATGCCCTAAGCAACTTGATGATTGGGCAGTAACTCCTAATCAGTGGGGAGCAATTATTGGTCGTCCATCTGCTATGAAAAGCCCGAGCATGAAGGAAGCTCTCAAGCCTCTAAGGCAGTTTGATATAGAATCCGCGCGACAATTTGAAGAAGACGTAAAAAATTATGAAGAAGAGTGCCAATTAATTGAACTGGAAAAGCTGGCCGCAAAAAATAAAGCTAAAAACGCATTAAAAAAAGACGATCGAGAGGCAGCGAGAGAAGCGTTGAAACTCTCGGAAAATCTTGCCTTACCATCCCGAAAAAGATTGGTGGTCAACGATGCTACCATAGAAAAACTAGGGCGTGTTTTTAAAGTTTCAGCCACAGCAAAATACTTATCACAGTTAAAGCACCTAAAAACATGGCGGCAGTTTTATCATACCGCGTAG
- a CDS encoding IS5 family transposase: MMDGSIVRAHQHAAGAIGGQDYQALGRCRGGFSSKIHAKVDSFGLPLGFILTGGQEHEIKMAKDLLSEDKSEYLLADRAYDSNEFREELARRGVETVIPSKKNRYLFIEHDAHIYKERNHIERFFNRIKGFRRIATRYDKTAAMFLGALTVISILLWLKL, translated from the coding sequence ATGATGGATGGTAGTATTGTTAGGGCACATCAACATGCGGCAGGTGCGATAGGGGGTCAGGACTATCAAGCACTTGGACGGTGTCGCGGCGGATTTAGCTCGAAAATTCATGCAAAAGTAGATTCATTTGGGCTCCCATTAGGATTTATATTAACCGGTGGCCAAGAACATGAAATAAAGATGGCGAAAGATTTATTGAGTGAAGATAAAAGTGAATATTTATTAGCTGATCGCGCTTACGATAGCAATGAATTTAGAGAAGAGTTGGCAAGGCGCGGAGTTGAGACCGTTATTCCAAGTAAAAAGAACCGATACCTTTTTATTGAGCATGACGCTCATATTTATAAAGAAAGGAATCATATCGAGCGATTTTTTAACAGAATCAAAGGGTTCAGAAGAATTGCTACGCGGTATGATAAAACTGCCGCCATGTTTTTAGGTGCTTTAACTGTGATAAGTATTTTGCTGTGGCTGAAACTTTAA
- a CDS encoding transposase, with the protein MSRFVIDDKMWIKLEELLPAPKGRHGENDRLFIEAVCWIIRTGAPWRDLPPDYGKWQSVYGRYNRWVKKGNFNGILEILKKRWRSRMAHDGW; encoded by the coding sequence ATGTCAAGATTTGTTATTGATGACAAAATGTGGATCAAATTAGAAGAATTACTTCCTGCTCCGAAAGGTCGCCATGGGGAAAATGATCGATTATTTATTGAAGCAGTTTGTTGGATAATCAGGACTGGTGCGCCCTGGAGAGATTTACCGCCAGATTATGGGAAATGGCAAAGTGTTTACGGTCGTTACAATAGGTGGGTAAAAAAGGGAAATTTCAATGGAATTCTTGAAATTTTAAAAAAAAGATGGCGATCACGAATGGCACATGATGGATGGTAG